From a single Fulvivirga ulvae genomic region:
- a CDS encoding T9SS type A sorting domain-containing protein produces the protein MNIKPIVILIVLHLTSYGLMPSQQIQKQSDLKLSTTREEADALTANYIRSYPNPTNGPLSITMGKAYNKVTVEIRSLSGKLISKEQYDNTDEINTNISAPRGIYLLRITGDDQHLMIYRITKE, from the coding sequence ATGAATATCAAGCCAATCGTTATCCTTATAGTACTTCACCTGACGAGCTATGGATTAATGCCGTCACAACAGATTCAAAAGCAAAGTGACCTGAAACTTAGCACAACAAGGGAAGAGGCAGATGCATTAACCGCTAACTATATCCGCTCCTATCCAAACCCTACCAATGGTCCACTTTCTATAACAATGGGTAAGGCCTACAATAAGGTGACAGTAGAAATACGGTCATTATCGGGAAAACTGATAAGTAAAGAGCAGTATGACAACACTGACGAGATAAATACCAATATAAGTGCACCCCGGGGCATATACCTGCTGAGAATAACCGGAGATGACCAGCATCTGATGATTTACCGAATCACAAAAGAATAA
- a CDS encoding DUF779 domain-containing protein, with product MVKRIEATEDALEVIDQLQKRYGPLMFHQSGGCCDGSQPMCFEDGDFKVGESDVLLGEVANCPFYMSRDQFEYWKHTHLTLHITEGRGSSFSLEIPLGIRFIIKSRLFTEEELQVLEQEQN from the coding sequence ATGGTTAAACGTATTGAAGCCACAGAAGACGCCCTTGAGGTCATAGATCAGCTGCAAAAACGCTACGGGCCTTTGATGTTTCACCAAAGCGGGGGGTGCTGTGACGGGTCGCAGCCGATGTGTTTTGAGGATGGCGATTTCAAGGTAGGAGAGAGTGACGTACTATTAGGGGAAGTTGCCAATTGTCCGTTTTACATGTCGAGAGACCAGTTTGAATATTGGAAGCATACTCACCTTACTTTGCATATAACAGAAGGGCGTGGTTCCAGTTTTTCACTGGAAATACCTCTGGGCATTCGTTTCATTATTAAATCCCGCTTATTTACAGAAGAGGAGCTACAGGTTCTTGAACAGGAGCAAAATTAG
- a CDS encoding aldehyde dehydrogenase family protein, translating into METVTQKKASIERPEFKPHYDHFIGGKWTSPSSGEYFDNISPIDGEPFTRAARGNKEDINKALDAAHQAFPKWSKTAAAERSRVMLKIADIIESNLEYLARVETVDNGKALRETRAADIPLCVDHFRYFAGVIRADESTISEHDETTISINLQEPLGVVGQIIPWNFPLLMATWKIAPALAAGCCTVVKPAEQTPTSIMVLMELIQEVVPPGVINVVTGFGPEAGKPLANSPRIAKVAFTGETTTGRLIMQYASENLIPVTMELGGKSPNIFMPSIADADDEFFDKCVEGAAMFALNQGEVCTCPSRILVHESVYDRFMDRVVERTKSIKMGHPLAEDTMMGAQASNDQFEKILSYMDIGKQEGAEVLCGGGPAKLNSGLENGYYIEPTIFKGTNKMRVFQEEIFGPVTSVTTFKDTEEAINIANDTLYGLGAGLWTRDAHEIYQIPRAIQAGRVWVNCYHAYPAHAPFGGYKKSGFGRENHKMMLNHYRNTKNMLISYDKNKLGFF; encoded by the coding sequence ATGGAAACAGTAACCCAGAAAAAGGCATCAATAGAAAGGCCTGAGTTCAAACCTCATTACGATCATTTCATCGGGGGCAAATGGACCTCTCCGAGCAGTGGTGAATATTTTGATAACATCAGCCCGATTGATGGTGAGCCTTTTACAAGAGCAGCCAGAGGTAATAAGGAAGATATTAACAAGGCACTGGATGCTGCTCATCAGGCTTTTCCGAAATGGTCTAAAACAGCTGCTGCCGAGCGGAGCAGAGTTATGCTTAAAATAGCAGATATTATAGAAAGTAATCTTGAATATCTTGCCCGGGTAGAAACTGTGGATAACGGGAAGGCGCTCAGAGAAACAAGGGCTGCAGATATACCGTTGTGTGTTGATCATTTCAGGTATTTTGCCGGTGTTATCAGGGCAGATGAAAGTACAATATCAGAGCATGATGAAACTACCATAAGTATCAATTTGCAAGAACCGCTAGGGGTTGTAGGGCAAATCATACCCTGGAACTTCCCGCTACTGATGGCTACATGGAAAATTGCTCCGGCACTTGCTGCAGGCTGCTGTACGGTAGTAAAACCGGCAGAACAAACGCCTACCAGCATTATGGTGCTAATGGAGCTGATTCAGGAGGTAGTACCTCCGGGGGTGATCAACGTTGTGACCGGATTTGGACCTGAAGCAGGTAAGCCACTGGCCAATTCTCCAAGAATAGCCAAGGTGGCCTTTACCGGCGAGACCACGACGGGAAGATTGATTATGCAGTACGCATCAGAAAACCTAATTCCGGTAACTATGGAGCTGGGAGGCAAATCTCCTAATATATTCATGCCCAGTATAGCCGACGCTGATGACGAGTTTTTTGACAAATGTGTTGAAGGAGCCGCTATGTTTGCACTGAACCAGGGAGAAGTCTGTACATGTCCGTCACGGATCCTTGTTCATGAGTCAGTGTATGACCGCTTTATGGACAGGGTAGTGGAGCGCACCAAGTCCATTAAAATGGGGCATCCGCTGGCGGAAGATACTATGATGGGTGCTCAGGCCTCCAATGACCAGTTTGAAAAAATCCTTTCTTATATGGACATTGGTAAGCAGGAGGGTGCAGAGGTTTTGTGTGGCGGCGGGCCGGCTAAGCTTAATTCAGGACTAGAGAACGGCTATTATATAGAACCTACCATATTTAAAGGTACCAACAAAATGAGGGTATTTCAGGAGGAGATCTTTGGTCCTGTAACTTCAGTTACCACGTTTAAAGATACAGAAGAAGCCATAAACATAGCCAATGATACACTTTATGGGCTCGGTGCCGGCTTATGGACGCGCGATGCACATGAAATCTATCAGATACCAAGGGCAATCCAGGCAGGCCGTGTTTGGGTAAACTGCTATCATGCCTATCCTGCACATGCTCCATTTGGTGGATATAAAAAGTCCGGATTCGGCAGAGAAAACCATAAGATGATGCTTAATCATTATCGCAACACCAAGAATATGCTGATCTCTTATGATAAGAATAAACTTGGTTTTTTTTAA
- a CDS encoding AraC family transcriptional regulator, which produces MNKHLIDRFPIREERSLFTLVENRTSYSFEMCELNLFETHQSVENVNLMFDHFVLTSMLSGKKIMKLAKHESFDYLPGESVILPPGELMNIDFPEAKRGNPTQCIALTISDEVIQKTFDLLNEYHPKDPTWGQWNIDPAYFHLTNNKELADTINRIIRITKSEQGKAKDIMVELTLKEMLVRLMQTQARLLFESSYHLLSNNNALAATIKYIKENLTSKINIDKLSDKACMSRASFFKKFREAIGESPAQYILKERIKLAQTQLKSSAVNITEVCFDCGFENLSHFIKAFKSEVGMTPKAYQVACMQ; this is translated from the coding sequence ATGAATAAGCACCTTATCGACAGATTTCCCATCAGGGAGGAACGGTCCCTTTTTACGCTGGTGGAGAACAGGACTTCTTATTCATTCGAGATGTGTGAATTAAACCTGTTTGAGACTCATCAGAGTGTGGAGAATGTAAATCTTATGTTTGACCACTTTGTGCTGACGAGCATGCTTTCCGGCAAAAAGATCATGAAGTTAGCCAAACATGAATCATTTGATTACCTGCCCGGTGAGTCTGTTATCCTGCCTCCGGGAGAACTGATGAATATAGATTTCCCAGAAGCAAAAAGAGGTAATCCTACTCAATGTATAGCACTTACTATTTCTGATGAAGTAATACAAAAGACTTTTGATCTGCTCAATGAATATCATCCAAAAGATCCAACATGGGGACAATGGAATATTGACCCGGCGTATTTCCACCTGACTAATAATAAGGAGCTGGCTGACACCATCAACCGCATCATAAGGATAACGAAAAGTGAGCAGGGTAAAGCAAAGGACATCATGGTTGAACTCACTTTAAAGGAAATGCTGGTGAGGCTAATGCAAACCCAGGCGCGCCTGCTCTTCGAAAGCTCCTACCACCTTCTTTCAAATAACAACGCTCTTGCCGCCACTATCAAATACATAAAGGAAAACCTTACTTCAAAAATAAACATTGACAAGCTCTCGGATAAGGCATGTATGAGCAGGGCCAGTTTTTTTAAGAAATTCAGGGAGGCTATAGGAGAATCCCCGGCCCAGTATATCCTGAAGGAGCGCATAAAACTTGCCCAGACACAATTAAAATCTTCTGCCGTCAACATTACAGAAGTCTGCTTTGACTGCGGTTTTGAAAACCTTTCCCACTTTATCAAAGCCTTCAAAAGTGAAGTTGGAATGACCCCGAAAGCGTATCAGGTGGCTTGTATGCAGTAA
- a CDS encoding ABC transporter ATP-binding protein, protein MMINVLEAIKINKYFTDPVPFHVLKDISFSIRKGEFVSIMGKSGCGKSTLLYILSTMDSDYTGELYLSGEKLTGKSGKELSAVRNSEIGFIFQFHYLLPEFTILQNVMLPALKLAKKGSAQIKEDAMQKLELLGIGDQAGKLASRISGGQKQRVAIARALINEPTIIMADEPTGNLDSKNSENVFNILRKLSHEQHLSLLVVTHDHDFAEKTDRIITMEDGRIIS, encoded by the coding sequence ATGATGATCAATGTACTAGAGGCAATAAAAATCAATAAATATTTTACCGATCCGGTGCCTTTTCATGTATTGAAGGATATCTCTTTCAGTATCAGGAAAGGAGAGTTTGTATCCATTATGGGAAAGTCAGGGTGCGGAAAGTCTACACTGCTATACATTTTGTCGACCATGGATTCGGACTATACAGGGGAACTATACCTTTCCGGAGAAAAGCTCACTGGTAAATCGGGTAAGGAGTTGTCTGCTGTTCGCAATTCCGAGATAGGGTTTATTTTTCAATTTCATTACTTGTTGCCGGAGTTTACCATTTTACAAAATGTTATGCTTCCCGCACTTAAGCTGGCTAAAAAAGGATCTGCTCAAATAAAAGAAGATGCTATGCAAAAGCTTGAACTTTTAGGCATCGGTGACCAGGCAGGTAAACTGGCCTCACGTATTTCCGGAGGACAAAAACAGCGTGTTGCCATCGCCAGGGCATTAATTAACGAGCCCACCATTATCATGGCCGACGAGCCTACCGGTAACCTTGACAGTAAAAACTCTGAGAATGTTTTTAACATTTTGCGAAAACTAAGCCATGAGCAACATCTCTCTCTATTAGTAGTTACTCATGACCACGACTTTGCAGAAAAAACCGACCGTATTATCACCATGGAAGATGGACGGATTATTAGTTGA
- a CDS encoding ABC transporter permease yields MNWPVILSISKTHLLSRLKQSSIAALGVTFGIGTFIILVSFMTGLNHLLDNLVLDRTPHVHIYNEIRPSKQQPVDLIEEFAGGINIVHSVKPKQNQERIHNALPLLDYLRSDSRVRGVTPQVKAQVFYVAGSIKLNGIINGVDIMEEVRLFNIADYIVKGEPQNLARNDNGILLGAGIAKKMSLDMGDKIQVATATGEMFPLKIVGLYQSGLAEIDNIQSYTNLKTAQRIMGEGNNYITDINVKLHNIDDAVPMSNEIRKQYNLTAVDINTANAQFEAGTSIRNIITYAVSITLLIVAGFGIYNILNMMIYEKMNDIAILKATGFSGKDVKMIFISQAMLIGVVGGVTGLVFGYFISVLIDHTPFETEALPTIKTFPVNFNPLYYLIGIVFAIVSTFLAGYLPARRAERIDPVEIIRGQ; encoded by the coding sequence ATGAACTGGCCGGTTATTCTTTCCATTTCCAAAACGCATCTGTTATCCAGGTTAAAGCAGTCTTCCATCGCGGCGTTGGGCGTTACTTTCGGCATCGGCACATTTATCATTCTGGTCAGTTTTATGACCGGACTAAATCACCTGCTGGACAACCTTGTACTAGATAGAACGCCACATGTGCACATTTATAATGAGATCAGGCCCAGCAAACAACAACCGGTTGACCTGATAGAGGAGTTTGCTGGAGGCATCAATATAGTGCATTCTGTAAAACCTAAACAGAACCAGGAAAGAATACACAATGCCCTGCCTCTGCTGGATTATTTGCGCAGTGATTCCAGAGTACGCGGTGTAACCCCCCAGGTAAAGGCCCAGGTTTTTTATGTCGCAGGTTCCATTAAACTGAATGGCATTATTAACGGTGTTGATATAATGGAGGAGGTGCGGCTATTTAACATAGCTGATTACATTGTGAAAGGTGAGCCCCAGAACCTCGCAAGAAATGATAATGGTATTCTTTTAGGCGCAGGAATAGCTAAAAAAATGTCATTGGATATGGGGGATAAAATCCAGGTTGCAACAGCCACGGGGGAAATGTTCCCATTGAAAATAGTTGGGCTCTATCAGAGCGGACTTGCGGAAATTGATAATATTCAGAGCTATACCAACCTGAAAACAGCTCAGAGGATTATGGGAGAGGGCAACAATTATATTACCGATATTAATGTAAAGCTCCATAATATTGATGATGCTGTACCCATGAGTAATGAGATCAGGAAGCAATATAATTTAACAGCCGTAGACATTAATACCGCCAATGCCCAATTTGAAGCAGGAACAAGCATCCGCAATATCATTACCTACGCTGTTTCCATAACCTTACTCATTGTGGCGGGTTTTGGTATCTACAACATTCTGAACATGATGATCTATGAGAAAATGAATGATATCGCTATACTCAAGGCTACTGGTTTTTCAGGAAAGGATGTGAAAATGATATTTATCAGCCAGGCCATGCTCATTGGTGTGGTTGGGGGTGTGACAGGCCTTGTTTTCGGTTACTTTATTTCAGTTTTGATCGATCATACACCTTTTGAGACCGAGGCACTGCCAACTATTAAGACTTTTCCGGTAAACTTCAATCCGCTGTACTACCTGATAGGGATTGTATTTGCGATAGTCTCTACATTTTTAGCGGGATATCTGCCGGCGAGAAGAGCTGAGCGCATAGATCCTGTGGAAATTATCAGAGGTCAGTAA
- a CDS encoding efflux RND transporter periplasmic adaptor subunit, whose protein sequence is MPLRLIFNTFLILLIASCGNDNEKVKPHLATITESVYASLTVQPDSLYNAHAAVGGIVARVYADEGTIVDKGEKIMQITNDAPELNTEKAKLALELARDNLKGNAAVLKELKEDIEAARLRLRQDSVNFYRQKKLWEQNVGTRNEYDTRETAYEISQKNLQALRSRYQRTRNELETQLEQAKVNYKTSLVASRDYTVMSEFRGKVYSIYKEPGELVSLQEPVASIGSAGNFIIEMLIDEVDIARVEVGQQVLITLDAYEGKVYDAILTKIYPQKNTRTQTFTAEAVFKEPPGILYPGLSGEANIVIRKKSNAVIIPRNYLVTENRVKTKEGLLEVKTGLYSMENIEIVSGLDTSTYIYKP, encoded by the coding sequence ATGCCTTTAAGATTAATATTTAACACCTTTCTGATTCTATTGATAGCCTCATGCGGTAATGATAATGAAAAGGTGAAACCTCATTTGGCTACAATTACAGAGTCCGTGTATGCCTCCTTAACAGTACAGCCCGACAGTTTATACAATGCTCATGCGGCCGTGGGAGGTATAGTCGCCAGGGTTTATGCAGATGAGGGTACAATCGTGGATAAAGGGGAGAAGATCATGCAAATAACCAATGACGCTCCTGAATTGAATACTGAAAAAGCTAAACTGGCTCTGGAATTAGCCAGAGACAATCTAAAGGGAAATGCTGCAGTGCTTAAGGAATTAAAAGAGGATATAGAGGCAGCGCGGCTAAGACTGAGGCAGGATTCTGTTAATTTTTACAGACAGAAAAAGCTTTGGGAACAGAATGTAGGCACCAGAAATGAGTATGATACCAGGGAAACAGCCTATGAAATATCACAAAAGAATTTACAAGCCTTGAGAAGCCGGTATCAAAGAACCAGGAATGAGCTGGAAACTCAACTCGAACAGGCAAAGGTTAACTATAAGACATCGCTTGTAGCCAGCCGGGACTATACTGTTATGAGTGAGTTCAGAGGCAAAGTTTATAGCATTTATAAGGAGCCGGGCGAGCTTGTGAGTTTACAGGAGCCTGTTGCCTCCATAGGCAGTGCCGGCAATTTTATTATAGAAATGTTGATTGATGAAGTTGATATTGCCAGAGTTGAAGTAGGGCAACAGGTGCTTATCACTCTTGATGCCTACGAAGGGAAAGTGTACGATGCAATACTCACCAAGATTTATCCACAGAAAAATACGAGGACACAGACATTTACGGCAGAGGCGGTATTTAAAGAACCTCCCGGCATACTTTATCCTGGTCTTTCAGGTGAAGCCAATATTGTGATCCGTAAAAAGAGTAATGCTGTAATAATTCCGCGAAACTACCTGGTGACAGAGAATCGGGTAAAAACCAAAGAGGGACTGCTGGAGGTGAAAACCGGGCTCTATAGCATGGAAAATATTGAGATTGTCAGTGGGCTCGATACCAGTACTTATATCTATAAACCCTGA
- a CDS encoding GAF domain-containing protein gives MNISIRKRIKHKLIAAFGAVLALSFLLAGWGYYSINKIMNHQNLNQRIDDISIMVLQLRRAEKDFLMRETTNPEFFQTGKSQYLTVINEITQKLQEELSQLKQHPSSGSMELKDSFDAMRKTIEQYSEKLKQIGETVKERGYKDWGLEGELRKAIHEVENTNFPYDRALMLTLRRHEKDFLLRKELVYPEKFNRDVEEFKLSITNAENTDSSAVFQDQQNTILNNLDNYQSTFNQIVEAEMKLGLNEKSGLRGELRAIVHEMEPLIENLEARIRSTTSSIIDNTLLFFLLVFIVQLGAGLVISIRFSNKLTANIKRIKAGIVTLSQGKFPDEVDIASEDELGETQAATNNLVERIKTAADFTLSIGEGRLDQQYDERYKDDVLAKALLDMHQKLKAADEEDEKRNWATKGLADFGEIIRNNENNLRELSHRVISDLVKFVNANQGKLFVLNDEDNNTIGEPHLELYAAYAWKRQKHQNQIISKGEGLSGQAWYEQKSIYLKEVPEDYIKIRSGLGEAVPTSVLIVPLVVNETVFGVIELASLKEFEDYQINFIEKLAEIIAASLSSVKINEKTKSLLEQAQQQSEEMRAQEEEMRQNMEELSATQEEMGRKEKEYLKKIEELESKLAEQPAE, from the coding sequence TTGAATATATCGATAAGAAAAAGAATAAAGCACAAGTTAATCGCAGCTTTTGGAGCCGTTTTGGCATTGTCGTTCCTTTTAGCAGGCTGGGGTTATTACTCCATCAATAAAATAATGAACCACCAGAACCTGAACCAAAGAATAGATGACATCTCTATTATGGTACTTCAACTGAGACGTGCAGAGAAGGATTTTTTGATGCGGGAAACAACCAATCCGGAGTTTTTTCAAACCGGTAAAAGCCAGTATTTAACTGTGATAAATGAAATTACTCAAAAGCTACAGGAGGAACTTTCGCAGTTAAAGCAACATCCGTCAAGCGGGTCAATGGAGCTGAAAGACTCTTTTGATGCTATGAGAAAAACCATTGAACAGTACAGTGAAAAGCTTAAACAAATAGGCGAAACCGTCAAAGAAAGGGGTTATAAGGACTGGGGGCTGGAAGGTGAGTTGCGTAAGGCAATCCATGAGGTTGAAAATACGAACTTCCCCTACGACCGTGCATTGATGCTGACCCTTAGAAGACATGAGAAGGATTTTTTGCTAAGAAAGGAATTAGTGTATCCCGAGAAATTTAACCGGGACGTAGAAGAGTTTAAGTTATCGATAACAAATGCAGAAAACACTGACAGCAGCGCTGTATTTCAAGATCAGCAAAATACGATACTCAATAATCTGGATAATTATCAGAGCACGTTCAACCAGATTGTAGAAGCAGAGATGAAACTGGGGTTGAATGAGAAATCCGGACTGAGAGGAGAACTCAGGGCCATAGTGCATGAAATGGAGCCTCTCATAGAAAATCTGGAAGCCCGTATCCGCTCAACAACTTCATCCATCATTGATAATACTCTTCTTTTTTTTCTACTGGTATTTATTGTCCAACTTGGCGCTGGCCTGGTTATAAGTATCCGGTTTTCAAACAAGCTTACCGCAAATATTAAAAGGATCAAGGCTGGCATTGTTACCTTGTCGCAGGGTAAATTTCCTGATGAGGTGGATATAGCCAGCGAAGACGAGCTAGGAGAAACCCAGGCCGCCACCAATAACCTTGTAGAAAGGATAAAAACTGCAGCGGACTTCACCCTAAGTATCGGGGAAGGCAGGCTGGACCAGCAGTATGACGAAAGATACAAGGATGATGTACTGGCAAAAGCACTTCTTGATATGCACCAAAAGCTCAAGGCTGCAGATGAAGAGGATGAAAAACGAAATTGGGCCACCAAGGGTCTGGCTGATTTTGGTGAGATTATCAGAAACAATGAAAACAACCTGCGTGAACTTAGCCATAGAGTAATTTCCGATCTGGTGAAGTTCGTAAATGCCAACCAGGGCAAGTTATTTGTACTTAATGATGAGGACAACAATACCATTGGCGAACCTCATCTTGAACTCTATGCAGCTTATGCGTGGAAAAGACAAAAACACCAGAATCAAATCATCTCTAAAGGAGAAGGACTATCGGGACAGGCCTGGTATGAGCAGAAAAGCATTTACCTTAAGGAAGTGCCTGAAGATTATATCAAAATAAGATCAGGACTTGGAGAGGCAGTGCCCACCAGTGTACTGATAGTACCGCTGGTAGTAAATGAAACTGTATTTGGGGTTATAGAACTGGCCTCACTTAAAGAATTTGAAGATTATCAAATCAACTTCATAGAAAAACTGGCGGAAATAATTGCCGCAAGCCTTTCCAGTGTGAAAATAAATGAAAAAACAAAAAGCCTGCTGGAGCAGGCACAGCAGCAATCAGAGGAAATGAGAGCCCAGGAAGAGGAAATGCGCCAGAATATGGAAGAGCTATCTGCCACACAGGAAGAAATGGGAAGAAAGGAAAAGGAATACCTCAAAAAGATTGAGGAACTTGAAAGCAAACTGGCCGAACAACCGGCCGAGTAG
- a CDS encoding Crp/Fnr family transcriptional regulator — MNENTEIVNILRNQEFENSLIDEILTVGRLKKVQKGASVITPGSKASEIPLVIDGTLKVMRQDKDGSEIFLYYLEGGEACAMSITCCLENKKSQFNAVAEEDCLLWMIPMGTLDAWIAKYPSFRKFVFTSYQKRFDELLTAIDSMVFMKMDQRLYKYLLDKKQASGSFEIHKTHEQIARELNTSRVVISRLLKQLENEGKIEQFRNKIEIL; from the coding sequence ATGAATGAAAATACAGAAATCGTCAACATTTTACGAAATCAGGAGTTTGAAAATAGCCTGATTGATGAAATACTTACTGTCGGAAGGCTCAAAAAGGTGCAGAAGGGTGCCAGTGTAATCACACCAGGATCAAAAGCAAGTGAAATTCCACTGGTCATTGATGGTACACTTAAGGTGATGCGGCAGGATAAGGATGGCAGCGAGATATTTCTATACTATCTCGAGGGCGGTGAAGCCTGTGCCATGTCAATAACCTGCTGCCTCGAAAATAAAAAGAGCCAGTTTAATGCCGTTGCTGAGGAAGATTGCCTGCTATGGATGATACCTATGGGAACACTTGATGCATGGATAGCGAAATACCCTTCATTCAGAAAATTTGTATTTACCTCCTATCAGAAACGCTTTGACGAGTTATTGACCGCCATCGACAGCATGGTATTTATGAAGATGGACCAGCGACTGTACAAGTATCTGCTGGACAAAAAGCAGGCTTCAGGCTCATTTGAGATCCACAAAACCCATGAGCAAATTGCCCGCGAGCTAAATACCTCGCGAGTAGTAATCTCAAGGTTGCTGAAGCAACTGGAAAACGAAGGAAAAATAGAGCAGTTTAGAAATAAGATAGAAATACTGTAA
- a CDS encoding YeeE/YedE family protein has product MKEAIDFISQPWPWYVAGPVIALVMFSLLLLGNNFGLSANLRSMCAILGAGKHCEFFDFNWRAQAWNLVFAAGLIIGGYIAHAFLTPSGGVNISSQTIADLQQLGIEDPGKSLVPENLFSWQSLATVRGFIMLVAGGFLIGFGTRYAGGCTSGHAISGLSDLQLPSLIAVIGFFIGGLLVTYLVLPFLLTI; this is encoded by the coding sequence ATGAAAGAAGCAATAGATTTTATAAGTCAGCCATGGCCCTGGTACGTGGCAGGCCCTGTAATAGCCCTTGTTATGTTCTCCTTATTGTTGCTTGGGAATAATTTTGGGCTTTCCGCCAACCTTCGTTCCATGTGCGCAATACTTGGAGCAGGAAAGCATTGTGAGTTTTTTGACTTTAACTGGAGAGCACAGGCCTGGAACCTTGTTTTTGCCGCAGGGTTGATCATCGGCGGCTATATAGCGCATGCTTTCCTTACACCATCTGGGGGAGTAAACATTTCGTCGCAAACTATCGCCGACCTTCAACAGCTGGGTATAGAAGACCCGGGTAAATCACTGGTACCTGAAAACCTCTTTTCATGGCAGTCACTCGCCACCGTTAGAGGTTTTATTATGCTGGTTGCAGGGGGCTTTCTTATAGGTTTCGGCACACGGTATGCAGGTGGCTGCACCTCCGGACATGCCATCAGCGGGCTCAGCGATCTACAGCTGCCCTCCCTGATTGCTGTAATAGGCTTCTTTATAGGAGGCTTACTCGTTACCTATCTTGTACTACCTTTTTTACTCACCATCTAA
- a CDS encoding DUF6691 family protein, with product MKILRYLIIGIIFGITLAKAEVISWYRIYEMFRFQSFHMYGIIGSAIALGIVFVQLIRRFKLNSVDGNPIQIYPKQRSVSRYLYGGIIFGLGWAMTGACPGPMFILLGNGVSVILVVIAAALLGTYTYGLLRNKLPH from the coding sequence ATGAAAATATTGAGATACCTGATCATTGGGATCATTTTCGGGATCACTCTGGCCAAGGCAGAGGTGATCTCCTGGTATAGAATTTATGAAATGTTCAGATTTCAAAGCTTCCACATGTATGGCATAATAGGTTCCGCTATAGCTTTGGGTATTGTATTCGTACAGCTTATACGACGCTTTAAGCTTAATTCTGTTGATGGTAATCCTATACAGATCTACCCGAAACAACGGAGTGTTTCCAGATATTTATACGGCGGTATCATATTCGGATTAGGCTGGGCCATGACGGGTGCCTGCCCCGGTCCTATGTTCATTTTATTGGGAAATGGCGTAAGTGTAATCCTCGTAGTGATTGCAGCAGCACTACTGGGTACATATACTTATGGCTTACTACGAAATAAGCTGCCTCACTAA